A window of the Proteus terrae subsp. cibarius genome harbors these coding sequences:
- a CDS encoding insulinase family protein produces the protein MTRILLGSVMFGAVVCQVQAEALQPDPAWQEGRLANGFQWQILQTPQRPNDRIQIRLLVNTGSLSEKSSETGFSSLVSKLNVLENTGLTPEKRDNLWKNALDPDYPLPPMIVSYDFTVYNLSLPNNQPELLKDAFALLAGIAKPAQYTENAVRNAVQSPLPIATFPVNIEAPIWRSRLEGSNLKGHNPGKPVNQSVNTKELSDYQQRWYTPDMMTLYVAGNVDNRVLTESINQAFSSLSGKRVTPVPVPVLADMKPETLYVQEPMRAKDQIALIWDLNWSPVKDSDTLNKYWLSDLAREVIFVHLGRSLEQRKENDSTQINIDCRVQYQRASCSLNLDTATAHIPALASWVGEELGRLRNQGISDELYQELQQEKQLQLTQLFARYAKTSTAILINQRLLSQQSNIIDIPPEQYQRLRQAFLAGLTKETLNQELSRVLSEDIAFVLTQSGETPTVNLGELRIQFEKQVHPETANTSVPVTTTTPSKAVETQR, from the coding sequence ATGACACGAATTTTATTGGGAAGCGTTATGTTCGGCGCTGTTGTTTGCCAAGTTCAAGCAGAGGCTTTACAGCCTGATCCGGCTTGGCAAGAAGGGCGACTAGCAAATGGCTTTCAGTGGCAAATATTACAAACACCGCAACGCCCAAATGATAGAATACAGATCCGTTTATTAGTTAATACGGGGTCTTTATCAGAAAAAAGCAGTGAAACGGGTTTTTCATCCTTAGTGTCCAAACTCAATGTTTTGGAAAATACAGGTTTAACGCCAGAGAAACGCGATAATCTATGGAAAAATGCGCTAGATCCTGACTATCCGTTACCTCCAATGATCGTTTCATATGATTTTACTGTTTATAATCTAAGTTTACCGAACAACCAGCCTGAGTTGTTAAAGGATGCTTTTGCATTATTAGCAGGTATTGCTAAACCTGCACAATACACAGAAAATGCGGTTCGTAACGCAGTTCAATCACCACTTCCGATTGCAACATTTCCTGTTAATATTGAAGCTCCTATCTGGCGCTCACGTCTTGAAGGCTCTAATTTAAAAGGCCACAATCCGGGCAAACCCGTTAATCAATCAGTAAATACTAAAGAGTTGTCGGATTACCAACAGCGTTGGTACACCCCAGATATGATGACGCTTTATGTTGCAGGTAATGTTGATAATCGAGTATTAACTGAAAGTATTAATCAGGCTTTTTCATCTCTATCAGGAAAGCGTGTAACGCCAGTTCCAGTCCCTGTTCTTGCTGATATGAAACCTGAAACGTTATATGTACAAGAGCCTATGCGTGCAAAAGACCAAATTGCTTTAATTTGGGATTTAAATTGGTCGCCAGTAAAAGATTCTGATACGTTAAATAAATATTGGTTAAGTGATTTAGCTCGTGAAGTGATTTTCGTACATTTAGGTCGTAGCCTTGAACAACGTAAAGAAAATGACAGCACTCAAATTAACATTGATTGCCGAGTACAATATCAGCGTGCAAGTTGTTCTTTAAATCTTGATACTGCTACAGCACACATTCCTGCATTAGCATCATGGGTAGGAGAAGAATTGGGTCGCTTGCGTAACCAAGGTATCAGCGATGAGTTGTACCAAGAGTTGCAACAAGAGAAACAACTTCAATTAACTCAATTATTTGCGCGTTATGCAAAAACCAGTACGGCTATTTTAATTAATCAGCGTCTGTTATCGCAACAAAGCAATATTATTGATATTCCACCTGAACAATATCAGCGCCTACGCCAAGCATTTTTAGCGGGCTTAACAAAAGAGACGTTAAATCAGGAACTTTCAAGAGTTTTATCTGAAGATATTGCATTTGTGCTAACGCAAAGTGGTGAAACGCCAACTGTAAATCTAGGTGAATTGCGCATTCAATTTGAAAAGCAAGTTCATCCAGAAACGGCAAATACATCTGTTCCTGTCACAACGACTACACCCAGTAAAGCAGTTGAAACCCAGCGGTAA